Part of the Aureitalea marina genome, GCATCCCTTATCTGACCCTTTTTGCCTTTTCTACGGAGAATTGGACCCGCCCCAGACTGGAGGTGGAGACCTTGATGAAATTGCTTGTTTCTTCCTTAAAAAAGGAGATCAAAACTCTGCAGGAGAACCAGATTAGATTGAATGCGATCGGCAACCTGCAAGCCTTGCCCAAGGCAGCGCACAGGGAGCTGATGGGGGTGATAGAGCAGACAAAAGGGAACGATAGTATGACCCTGACCCTAGCGCTTAGTTATGGTTCCCGGCAAGAAATCACAAAAACTATTAAAGAGATTAGTCTTAAAGTTAAAAATAACCTAATTTCGCCCGCGTCTATTGATGAAGAGATGATTAATAATCATCTTTACACGCGTGATTTACCGGATGTTGATTTGCTTATCCGTACCAGTGGAGAACAGCGAATTAGTAATTTCCTTTTGTGGCAGATCGCTTACGCCGAACTGTATTTTACGGAAACCTTATGGCCGGATTACACCAAGGATCATCTTTACGAAGCAATTGTGGATTATCAAAGCAGAGAACGCCGCTTCGGAAAGACAAGCGAACAACTTAAACAATAGTAAGGTATTGAGTCTTTATAGGAAACTATATTCTACCCTCCTTCTTTTTATTCTCTTTGTTTGCCTGGGACAGGCCCAGGAGCAGCAGCTTGATGCAGGAACAAGGTACACCTTGAACTCGATAAAAGTAACAGGGGCTCAGAGTTTTAACGAAAACACGGTGATCGCCTTTACCGGTTTAAAGAAGGGCGACCAGTTATTCA contains:
- a CDS encoding isoprenyl transferase codes for the protein MTFLEQIDRERLPVHLAVIMDGNGRWASLKGLFRASGHERGAKAVREIVEACGKIGIPYLTLFAFSTENWTRPRLEVETLMKLLVSSLKKEIKTLQENQIRLNAIGNLQALPKAAHRELMGVIEQTKGNDSMTLTLALSYGSRQEITKTIKEISLKVKNNLISPASIDEEMINNHLYTRDLPDVDLLIRTSGEQRISNFLLWQIAYAELYFTETLWPDYTKDHLYEAIVDYQSRERRFGKTSEQLKQ